CGGCAGTCTGCGGCGGTGGGGCCCCTTCGGTCAATCGCCGATCAGCGGAATTGCGCCACCCGTTGCGCCGTTTCGGGATCGAGGAAGCCTTTGACCGTGGCCGCCGTTTCGGCCGCCATCGCGGCCGCGAGCCCGGCACCGTCGGCGCGCGCGAGAATGCGCCTGAGATCGCTGACCCTGGCGCGGGGCAGCGCCGCCAGGCGCCGCGCGAGATCGAGCGCCGCGGGCAGCAGGGCCTCATCGGCCACGACGTCGCGCAGCAAGCCCCAGGCCTTCGCCTGGTCGGCATCGAATTTCTCACCTAGCAGGATCATCTCGCGCGCCCGCTGCAGCCCGACCAAGCGCGGCAGAAGCTCGGTCACGCCGCCGGTGACGAAGACGCCGAGCGCGATTTCCGGGAAAAAGAAGCGCGTGCCCTGGGCGGCGACGGCGAAATCGCAGTTGATCACCCATTCGAGGCCGCCACCCACCGCCCAGCCGCGAATGGCGCCGATAACCGGCCGTTGCCCCAGCACCATGGCGCGGGTGACGTCCTGGATGCGCTCGATATAGGCGGTTGTGCCCGCCTCGTCGGTGGCCTGCGTGGCAAATTCCTTGAGGTCGTCCCCGGCGCAGAAGGCGCGCCCCTCGCCGGTCAGCAGGATCGCGCCGACCTTTTCGTCGGCATTGGCGGCGGCGAGTGCCGAGATGAGATCGTCGAGCAATTCCGGCACGATCGCATTGAGCCGATGCGGCCGGTTGAGCGAGATCAACTCCACGCCATCGCCCAGATAGCGGGTGAGAACCGTCTTGCTCATGCTCTGTCCTTCCTGATTACCCGGCGCGTCTTGCCTTCGGTCCGTGGCAGGCTGTTATGGGGCAGAAGGCTGATCCGCGCCGATACGCCGATGTCCAGCTTGATGTGCCGTTCTATCTCGCCAGCGAGGCCTTCCGCAGGCGTCCGCCCCGCGGCGAGTTCCGCCTCGACCGGCAGCAGGTCATAAGGCCCCGTCCCCACGAGCACGATCCGGTATTCGCCCGAGAGGTCCGGAAACTGGTTCAATATGGCCGAAATCTGCGTCGGAAAGGCATTGATGCCGCGCACCACCACCATGTCGTCGCTGCGCCCGACCACGCGGAAGCGCGGCGCCGTCCGCCCGCAGTGCGCTTTGCCCGTTCCGGTGATCAGGATGATGTCGCCGGTGCGGAAGCGGATCAGCGGCTGGCATTGCCGGCTCAGATGCGTAAGCACCAGCTCGCCACGCTCGCCTTCGCACCAGGGCAGCGGTGCTGCTGTCGCCGGATCAATCAGCTCGGGCTGCAGCACGTCGAGCGCCATGAAATGAAGATCGCTGTCGACCTCGCTCTGCCCGGCGAAATTGCAGAAGACATCGGTGACGCCATAATTGGAATTTCGGGCGCTGAAGCCCCAGACGGTTTCGAGCCGCTGCCTGAATTGGGGGTCGTCGAGCCCGGCCTCGCCCCCGAAAAGCCCGAGCCTGAGGCCGAGATCGCGTGGCTCGAGGCCAGGATAATGCTCGGCGATGACCTGCTCCAGCACACCCGGATAGGAGGGCGTGCAGGAGATCGCCGTGATGCCGAGTTCCCTGATGGTGCGGACCAGCAGCTGCGTGTCGCCGACGCCGAAGGGCACGACCGCCGCCCCGGTCGCCTCGAGCGTCGCATGGTCGGTGAAGCCGCCCATCCACAGGCGATAATTGAGGCAGTGGACGACGCGGTGGCCCGGGCCCAGACCGCTCGCCGCCTGGGCGCGCCCGCCAATCACCGCCGTCTCGTGGGCATCCCGTGCCGAGAGCGCCAGATTCATCGCGGTGCCCGTGGTGCCGGAGGTCCGGTGGATGCGCGCGATCGTCGCTTCGGGGGCGGCCAGATAATCGCCGAAAGGAGGGTGTTGGCGCTGGCTCAGCCTGAGCATTTCCTTGTCGACCAGGGGCAGCTCGGCGAGCCCGTCGAGGCTTCTGGGCGGCGTCTTGCCGACCCAGGCGCGCCGGTGCAGTGCCGAATGCGCCGCCACATAGAGGGACTGGCTTTCCCACAGTCGCTGCCGATGCGTGGCCAGATCTACGAGATCGGCAAAGTCCGCCCGCTTGAGCAGCATGCAACTTTCCTCATGAAATGACAATGATATCATTTTCATGAAAGCCAAATCATGTCAATATGGACCGATGCAGACTGACGCTTCCGACCCGCTCGTCTTCGCCGCGACCTTGCTCGGCGCCGCCCGCGACGGCGCTGCCCGCAAGACGGACCGCACCCGGGCCCGGCTCCTCGCGGCATTGGCGCGCGAGCTCGGCTCGGGCCTCACCTGGCATGATCTCAAGGTCGCCGAGGTCACCCGCAGCGCCGGCCTCGCCCATGGCACCTTCTACCGCTACTTTCCTGATATGCCGGCGGCGGTCGCGGCGCTGATCGAGGAATTTTCGGCCTTCGTCGAGACGCATCTGGAGACGGCGCGCGCCGACCCCGAGGCGGGGGCGCGGGAGCGCGTGAAGGCGGCGACCCTCGTCTTCGCCCGCCTGTTCCGCCGCAACGCCGGGCTGATGCGCTGCCTGACCGGGCTCAGTGCCGAGGAAACAGCTTTTGCCCGCGCCTATCGCCGCCTCAACCGGGACTGGTACGGCCGCGTGGCCGGCGCCATCGCCAGGGGACGGGAGGATGGCAGCACAGCCCATGAGCACATGCCCGCAGCCTATGCGCTGGGCGGCATGATCGATGAATTCCTGGCGCAGATCTATTTGCGCAAGGAGCCGGCCCTGGCGCATCTCGCTGACCATGAGGAGAGGATCGCCGACATCCTCACCGACTTATGGTGTTCGGGCGCTTACGGCGTCCAAAACTGATCAGAATGAATAGCGCTTGCCGACCGCCAGCGGCACCAGGATCTTTTCGCCGAATTCACGGACCAGCGCCGTGATGGCCCGCCAGCCGGTGCAGTGGCCTGGCGCAATGACGCTGAGGCCGAAGTCGCGCAGGCCTGCCACCGTCTCAGGGATGATCCGCTCATTCGTGCCGGACAGATGGAGGCCGCCCGCCACCGCATAGAGCGGAACATCGGGAAACGATGCCTTGGCGTGCTTCAGGACATTGACGACGCCGGCATGCGAGCAGGCGGTGAAGACGATGAGCCCCTTGCCCTTGACATTCACCGCCACGAAGCGCTCGTCCATGGTGAGCTCGTCCAGTTCCCACCCCTTGCCGTCGAGCGTCAGGCGGTGCTGGCCGGGCAGCCCGCGCTCGAACCCGGTTACGCGCGGAATTTCGCCGCTCACATAGGCCATGCCGCCGAAGAGGCTTTTCGCCTCCGTGGTATTGACGACATCGGCGCCCTGATCGGTCAGGGCTTCGATGCCGGGCACGTCCTCGACCGGACGCATCGTCCCGTTCGCCATCTTGAGCGCCCGCTTCCGGAACATGTCGGGATGGGCGTAATAGGGCACGCGCTTGCCGCCATTGCGGTCGCGGATCATCTGCAGCGCCTGGAGCATCGCCCCGCCATGGTCCCAATGGCCATGCGACAGCACGATGGCCTCGACCGGTCCGAGATCGGCGCCGAGCCGCGAGACATTCTGCTCGAAGACACGGTCTTCGGGCCCGGTATCGAAAAGCAGGGTTTTCGTCTCGCCGCCGCGCCGCAGCGTAATCAGGCATGAGAGCCCATGTGCCGCGCAGCACAGGCAGTTGCCGCCCAGCACCCAATGATCCTGCCGCCGCCGGTTGAGGCCGGCAAATTCCGTCTCGACGAAGGCGGGCACCGAAGACAGGCTGTCGGTGACATTGTCGACCAGGATGTGGACTTCGGCACTATCGACGGGCTCGATCCGGCTCATGGTCCGCCTCCCTGCTTCAAGCGAAGCGCGCTTTCGATCTCTCGCGCGCCTTCATCGCCTCGATTTCGCGGTTGCGCGGCGGCGTCTGGGTCTCGAGCGCGAAGATGAGCTTGCGCGCGGCTTGCGTCACCTCATCGACCGCCTGATCGAAGGCCGCCTCATTGGCTTTGGATGGCCTGGCGAAGCCCGACAGCTTGCGGACAAATTGCAGCGCCGAGGCGCGGATCTCGTCCTCGCTCGCCGGCGGCTCGAAATTGAACAATGTGCGGATGTTCCGGCACATCGGCGCCTCCTCTGGAGAATGACCGTCTCGGAGGCAGTATAGGCGAAACATGCCGCCTGCCAAACGTGCCTCACCTTTTGTCGCGTGGGGCCTTCGTGCGCGTTTTCGCGGCCGTCTTCCGCTTCGATTTGCTCTGATTGTACGCGATGGCGGCGCGGACGAGATCGGTGAGAGCGCGCGCATCGATCTTATCGCCTTCGAATAGATCGATCGCCCGCCATACCTTGCCGTTGAAACCCGCATTGAAGAGCTTGTCGGGGTCGGCAAGGCTCGCCCCATGGGCAAAGGTGAGCTTCACCTTGTCCTTATGCGCGTTGCCGACCGCGATGACGCCATCGCGATACCATACCGGGCTTCCCATGTATTTCCATTCCTCGACGATCTCGGGGTGGGCCGCGAGGATGCTCTTGCGCACGCTGGCGAGTGTCTTGCCGCGCCAGTCATTGAGCGCGGCGATCAGTTGGTCGATGCGTTCCGTCGCATTCATGGGGATCGGTACCTCGAAAGTTGTCCTATCTTCACCGTCAGCCGCGCCCCTCGATCATCTTCCAGCCATTGCCCGAAGGGTCGCGGAACCCGGCATCCACGCTGCCGTAGCGCGCAACCGGTTCCTGCGTGAATTCCACACCGCGCGCCAACAAGCGCTCATAGGCGGCGCGGCAGTCGTCGACGAGGAGGACGAGCGGCGGCATGGCGCCCTTGGCAACCATCTCGCGCAAGGTCTGCGCGGTCGCCGCATCGTGAACCGGTGCCCCAGGCGCGAACAGGCCGAGCTGGAACGACGGCTGGTCCGGGTGCTGAACCGTGAGCCAGCGATAGGGACCATTGCGCACATCGGCATGGACGCGGAATCCCAGCTTGTCGACATAGAAGGCGAGCGCCTCGTCCTGATCGCGGACATAAACACCGACCACATCAATACCTTGGCTCATAGGACCTCCATTTCTTGGGGGCCCTCCGTACCAGCCTCTTCCTGCCGACGCTTCTCCGAAACTGCTATTGTGAGGCCGGGCCGCTGCGCCGCGCGCAGGACGCATTCCGGCACGCGCTCGCGGTCGCCCGGAGCGGCCTGCTCGCGCGCCCTGATCGCGGCGGGATTCTCGCCCGTCACGTCCCGGAATGTCCGCCCGAACGTGCCCAGGCTGTTCCAGCCGGTTTGGAAGGCGATTTCCGTGATCGGCAGATCCGTTTCGCGTAAGAGCGCCGTGGCCCGCTCGATGCGCCGCGAAAGCAGGTAGCGGTGCGGCGGGACGCCGAAGGCTTGCCGGAACGACCTTGCGAAATGCGCCTCGGAGGAGCCGCTCACCTGCGCCAACCGCCGGACGGGCCATTCCTCATGCGAGGCGGCGTCCATCCGATCCTTGGCGCGCAGGAGGCGTCGCAGCAGCTCCGGATCCTGACCCATATGCCCTCCTCCAGATCACGATGAGCTTGGATTGAATCAATCCGAAATCATTAAACGTGATCAATTCTCATGTCAGCGCGGGATTGTTGCGAAAAACCGATGCCCAGTTTTTCGCATCCCCGCTGGAGAATGATCGTTCCGGGTGGCAGTATAGGCGAAACCCTCGTCTCAGCCCAAGATCAGGAAATCGCAATGCCGGCACCGGATGCCACGCCCGTCACCATCGATGTCGCCGGCGAAGGCCATGTCTCGGGACTTCTCCTGAACCCGAAGAACGCGCGTGCCTTGTATGTCTTCGCCCATGGCGCCGGCGCCGGCATGACGCATGCTTCGATGACGGCGATCGCCAAAGGCCTGGCTGAGCGCGGCATCGCCTCCTTGCGCTATCAATTCCTTTACATGGAGCGAAAATCGAAGCGGCCTGATCCGCCGAAGCTCGCGCAGGCCGCGGTGCGCGCCGCCGTCGCCGAAGCCAGGCGTGTCGCGCCCAAGCTGCCGCTTTTCGCCGGCGGCAAGTCATTCGGCGGCCGCATGACCTCAGGCGCTCAGGCCGTCGCACCTTTGGACGGCGTGCGCGGTCTCATCTTCTTGGGCTTCCCGCTTCATCCGGCCGGCAAGCCCGGGCGCGAGCGCGCCGATCATCTGGAACATGTCCATATCCCGATGCTCTTCCTGCAAGGCACGCACGACGCTTTGGCCGAGCTCGATCTCCTGAAGCCGGTCGTCAAGGACCTCGGCAAAGGTGCTACGCTGAAGCTCTATGATCCGGCCGATCATTCCTTCCATGTGCCGGCGAAAAGCGGCCGCAAGGATGCCGAGGTGCTGGACGAAATCCTGGATGACTTCGCCCGCTGGGTGGATGAGGTCCTGGCGTCATGACTTATGAGGAGGTGCGCCGGATAGCGCTGGCCTGGCCCGGCGTCGAGGACGGCACCTCCTATGGAACGCCGGCGCTCAAGATCAAGGGCAAGTTCTTCACCCGCCTCAAGGAGGACGGCGACAGCCTCGTCATCAAGGATGTCGATCCCGACGAGCGCGACATGCTGATGGAAGCCTCGCCCGACATCTTCTACATCACCGACCACTACAAGGGCTGGCCGATGGTGCTGATACGACTATCCAAGGCGCATCCCCAGCAAGTGAAGCCGCTGCTCTTCAGATCCTGGAAAGCCACCGCGCCCAAGCGGCTGGTGAAAGCTTTCGAAGAGCAGGCGCAAGCGCGGTAATAGCTCGCTACAGATTCTGGCCTAGCGCCTTCTCGCAATCTCCGGTCAATTGCCGCCTCCTGATCGAGGAGGTGAGACTTGACTCACGATACCGATAAACGCCCGTGCGAAGAATCGACGGCGATGCCGCTGCGCTGGCTTCTGGCATATCTGCTCCAGGCCGGTCCGAAGAGACGTCGGCACCGCCTTCATTCCCGCGATGTCACCGCGCTGAATGACTACATTCTGCGCGACATCGGGCTCGATCGCACCGAGTTCAGAATGAGCGTCCAGTTGGCGCGCAGGCGTGCCTCAAGTGAGCCGGAACGATGACGCATCAGCGTGCATGCACACCCGCACCCCGCAGAAGCTTGAGCGCCGCGCCATGGGCTTCCGCCACCCAGGCGGCCATGCCTTTCGGGTCGGGCGGAAATTCGAGCTCGATCGAGGCGGCGCCTTGGAATCCCGTCTCGCGGATCGCCGTCAGATAGTCGGCAAAGGGCGTGTTGCCGCGCCCGGGCGGCATATCGCCGTGATTGGTTCCGTCGCAATCCGACATATGCACATGGGCGATGCGGCCTTTGAGCCGCTTGGCGACCTGTTCCGGCGGTATGCGCATCAGCCAGAAATGCGAGATGTCGATTGTCGCCTTCACATTGGCGAGGCCCACCTCGTCGAGGAAGCGCTCCATCGTGTCGAGCGAATTGATGAAGGCGAATTCGAAGGGCAGCAATTCGATGGCGAGCTCGCGCTGGCGCGCCGCCGCATGCTGGCCCACCTGCCGCGTCGCGTCGACCACCATGTCCCATTCGCCTTTGGCCGGGATGAGCTTCTTCTGGAACATGTATTCGCCGGGCACGAAGCAGAGATTGCGGGTGGTCGGAATGTCGGCGGCGAGATCGACGACATTCTTCGCCCGCTCGATATGATAGAAGCGGATGGCCGGATTGAAGTCGCTCAGGCCCAGACAGGTGCAGACAAGTGAAACGACCGGCAGGCCGGTCGACAGATTCTCATCGATATAGGCCTGCCGCTCAGCCTTGCCGAGCTTGCCCGGATCGAAGCCGACAAAGAGATCGAGGCTTTCGAAGCCGATGCGCTTCGCCTCCTCGCGCCCGCGCCGGCCTTCATAATCCGTGCCGAACCAGGCCGAATCGATGAGGCCGAGAGTCCAATTTCCAGTTTGCGGCATAGGGCACCTCCCGCCGCATCTTCCCCGACTTTCCCCGGCCTGCCAACCCCGGGGCGCGACAGCGGATTGTGCGGACTTCGTATTGCTGTGGATTCCTGCCGCAACGCAAAGTAGTCTTTAGTGTCCCGAATCCGAAGTTCGCCACAGCCAGCGGGACCTTCGAGCGAACTTCGGATTCGGAAGGACACTAGAAAACCTAATAATTCTAGTGTGCTTTTGAACGCGAAGTTCCTGTCGGTGCAAGCCGCCAGATATCAGGAACTTCGCGTTCAGCACACTAGGCCAAGGAGACGCGACATGGATCGCCGCCTGGCCGCCATCGTCCTGGCCGATGTTGTCGGCTACAGCCGCCTGATGGAGGCGGACGAGGCCGGCACGGTAGCGACCCTCAAGAAACACCGGAGCGAAATCCTGACACCGCTGGTCGCCCGCCACAAAGGCCGGATCGTGAAGCTCATGGGCGACGGTGTCCTCCTCGAATATCCGAGCGCCGTCAGCGCCGTCCAATGCGCGGTCGAGCTGCAGTCGGCACTCGCCGCCGCCAATGAGCATCTGCCCGAGGATTCACGGATCCTGCTGCGGATCGGCATCAATCTGGGCGATGTGGTCGTCGAGGGCGACGACATCCTGGGCGACGGCGTGAACATAGCGGCAAGGCTCGAGGCGATCGCCGAGCCGGGCGGCATTTGCATCTCCGACAGTCTCTACCGTCAGATCCACGGCAAAGTCGATTTCCAGTTCGACGATTTTGGCGAGCAGGCGCTGAAGAATATCGCGAGTCCGGTCAGGGTCTACCGTCTCCGGCGGGCGAGTCCGCCGCTCCAGCCACGCCCCGCTCTGTCGCTTCCCGACCGCCCCTCCATTGCCGTGCTGCCCTTTGATAATATGAGCGGCGATTCCGAGCAGGACTACTTTGCCGACGGTATCGTCGAGGACATCATCACCGCGCTCTCCCGCATGCGCTGGCTGTTCGTCATCGCCCGCAATTCGAGCTTTACCTATAAGGGCCGCGCCATCGACATCAAGCAGGTCGGCCGTGAGCTCGGCGTGCGTTATGTCCTGGAAGGAAGCGTCCGCAAATCGGGCAACCGGGTGCGCATCACCGGCCAGTTGATCGAAGCCGCCAGTGCGGCGCATCTGTGGGCCGACCGCTTCGACGGACAGATGGAAGACGTCTTCGATCTGCAGGACAAGATCACCGCCAGCGTGGTCATGGCCGTCGCGCCTAAGCTCGAGCAGGTGGAGATCGAGCGTTCGCGGCGCAAGCCGACGGAGAACCTCGACGCCTATGACCACTATCTCCGCGGCATGGCGAGCGTCCATCTATGGACGCGGGAAGGCAATGCCGACGCTCTGGCACACTTCTATAAGGCGATCGAGATCGATCCGAAATTCGCCGCCGCCCATGGCCTCGCTGCGCGCTGCTATTCGCAGCGCAAGGCCGGCGGGTGGAATGTCGACCCCGTCCGTGATGCCAGGGAAACCTCGCGCCTCGTCCGGCGCGCCGTCGACCTCGGCCCCGACGATGCGCTGGTTCTGTGCACCGCCGGAATTGCGTTGGCCTATGTGGTGGGCGATGTCGAGGAAGGCGACGCGCTGACATCCAAGGCGCTGACCCTCAATCCCAACCTCGCCTGGGCCTGGCTGTTCAGCGGCTGGACGAAATTATGGCTTGGCGAATTCGAGACTGCGATCGAGCGGCTGAACAATGCCTTGCGGCTCGGCCCCAACGATCCTCAGATTTTCCTGATCCATGACGCGCTGTGCTCCGCCCAATTCTGCATCGGGCGCTATGAGGAGGCGCTGCACTGGGCATTGAAGGCCTTGCGCGGCCGGAGCCTGCCCTTGACCGAATATCTGACGGTCGCCTGTGCCGCGCATCTCGGCCGTCTGGCGGAAGCGAAGGAACGCCTGGCGCCGATCATCAAGGCCGACCCTGCATTACGCATATCGGCCTTGCGGGAGAACTTCCCCGAACTGCGCCGGCCGGAGGATTTCGGCAGGCTGGCGGAAGGCCTGCGCCAGGCCGGACTGCCGGACTGACCCGACGCCTATCGAGGCCGCGCCCGCGAAGCCCGTCTCTCGCAGGCTTCGCGGCTCGAGGCGCAATCAAATCTTGCCGCGTCCCAAAAAGCAAAAACCCGCCGTGCGATTACTCGCGCGGCGGGTTTTAAAGAGATCGATGAAGAAGTTGTTTTGCACATATGTGTCTGTCTTTTGCAGGCCTGGCAGCGACCTACTCTTCCGCGTCTTAGGACGAAGTACCATTGGCGCTGAGGCGTTTAACGACCGAGTTCGGGATGGGATCGGGTTCGGACACCTCGCCATAGCCACCAGGCCGGCGAAAGACAGACAATCAACTAGGTTTTTGCTTTTTGTACGCGTCAGCTGATCCGAAAGGTCTGCAACCTTTGGGGCTGATGCGGCAATACCGGATGGGTATTGAAAATGAGAACAATCAAGCCGTTCGAACGATTAGTACCAGTAAGCTCCACGCCTTACAGCGCTTCCACACCTGGCCTATCAACGTGGTCGTCTTCCACGGTTCTCAAGGGAGAACTGGTTTTGAGGTGGATTTCCCGCTTAGATGCCTTCAGCGGTTATTCCGTCCGCACATAGCTACCCTGCTGTACCGCTGGCGCGATAACAGGTCCACCGGAGGTGCGTTCATCCCGGTCCTCTCGTACTAAGGACAAATCCTCTCAATTCTCCTACAATCACGGCAGATAGGGACCAAACTGTCTCACGACGTTTTGAACCCAGCTCACGTACCACTTTAATCGGCGAACAGCCGAACCCTTGGGACCTGCTCCAGCCCCAGGATGTGATGAGCCGACATCGAGGTGCCAAACGATTCCGTCGATATGGACTCTTGGGAATCATCAGCCTGTTATCCCCGGCGTACCTTTTATCCGTTGAGCGATGGCCCTCCTCACGTGGGGCCACCGGATCACTATGACCGTCTTTCGACTCTGCTCGACTTGTCAGTCTCGCAGTCAGGCAAGCTTATGCCATTGCACTCGACAGCTGATTTCCGACCAGCTTGAGCTTACCATCGCGCGCCTCCGTTACTCTTTGGGAGGCGACCGCCCCAGTCAAACTACCCACCATACACGGTCCCGGACCCCGATAAGGGGCCGCGGTTAGACATCCATGTCAACAAGGGTGGTATTTCACATTTCGGCTCCACGAAAGCTAGCGCCTCCGCTTCAAAGCCTACCACCTATGCTACACATGCCAGCACGAATGCCAGTGTAAAGCTATAGTAAAGGTGCACGGGGTCTTTCCGTCTGACCGCAATTACCCCGCATCTTCACGGGGAATTCAATTTCACTGAGCCGATGCTGGAGACAGTGGGGAGGTCGTTACGCCATTCGTGCAGGTCGGAACTTACCCGACAAGGAATTTCGCTACCTTAGGACCGTTATAGTTACGGCCGCCGTTTACCGGGGCTTCGATTCGGAGCTTGCACCCCTCCTCTTAACCTTCCGGCACCGGGCAGGCGTCAGGCCCTATACGTCATCTTAGGATTTCGCAGAGCCCTGTGTTTTTGTTAAACAGTCGCCACCCCCTAGCCTGTGCCCCCCGCCTATGGTTACCCATGGACGGGGCCCTCTTCTCCCGAAGTTACGAGGGCAATTTGCCGAGTTCCTTCAGCATCGTTCTCTCAAGCGCCTTGGTATACTCTACCTGTCCACCTGTGTCGGTTTCGGGTACGGTCTGATGCAGGGGCTATTTCCTGGAACCCATTGACTGCCTTCTGAATCCGATAACGTCAGACAGCTTCTTGAATTCGTCACCACCTGCTGGCCCACGAATATTAACGTGGTTCCCATCGACTACGGCTTTCGCCCTCGCCTTAGGGGCCGGCTCACCCTGCGCAGATTAGCTTTACGCAGGAACCCTTGGACTTTCGGCGGGAGTGTTTCTCACACTCCTCTCGTTACTCATGTCAGCATTCGCTCTTCCGATACCTCCAGAGGCCCTCACGGGTCCTCCTTCACAGGCCTACGGAACGTTCCGCTACCGCGTATACTTGCGTACACACCCTAAGCTTCGGTACATGGCTTAATTCCCGATACATTTTCGGCGCAAAGACCCTTATTTAGACCAGTGAGCTGTTACGCTTTCTTTAAAGGATGGCTGCTTCTAAGCCAACCTCCTGGTTGTTTTGGGATCCTCACATCCTTCCTAACTTAGCCACGATTTGGGGACCTTAGCTGTAGGTCAGGGTTGTTTCCCTCTTCACGATGGACGTTAGCACCCACCGTGTGACTGCTGCACATTACTTCCAGGTATTCGGAGTTTGGTTAGGTTTGGTAATCCTATACGAACCCCTAGCCTATCCAGTGCTCTACCTCCTGGAGTATTCATGCAACGCGATACCTAAATATCTTTCGCGGAAAACCAGCTATCTCCAGCCTTGATTAGCCTTTCACCCCTAGCCACAGCTCATCCGAGGCCTTTTCAACGGACACCGGTTCGGCCCTCCAGAGGGTGTTACCCCACCTTCAGCCTGGCCATGGCTAGATCGACTGGTTTCGGGTCTAATCCGACAAACTTGACGGCCTATTCAGCCTCGCTTTCACTGCGCCTACACCTAACGGTTTAAGCTTGCTTGCCAGATTAAGTCGCTGACCCATAATACAAAAGGTACGTGGTCACCCTTGCGGGCTCCCACTGTTTGTAGGCATTCGGTTTCAGGTACTATTTCACTCCCCTTGTCGGGGTGCTTTTCACCTTTCCC
This genomic stretch from Nordella sp. HKS 07 harbors:
- a CDS encoding enoyl-CoA hydratase/isomerase family protein, encoding MSKTVLTRYLGDGVELISLNRPHRLNAIVPELLDDLISALAAANADEKVGAILLTGEGRAFCAGDDLKEFATQATDEAGTTAYIERIQDVTRAMVLGQRPVIGAIRGWAVGGGLEWVINCDFAVAAQGTRFFFPEIALGVFVTGGVTELLPRLVGLQRAREMILLGEKFDADQAKAWGLLRDVVADEALLPAALDLARRLAALPRARVSDLRRILARADGAGLAAAMAAETAATVKGFLDPETAQRVAQFR
- a CDS encoding phenylacetate--CoA ligase family protein encodes the protein MLLKRADFADLVDLATHRQRLWESQSLYVAAHSALHRRAWVGKTPPRSLDGLAELPLVDKEMLRLSQRQHPPFGDYLAAPEATIARIHRTSGTTGTAMNLALSARDAHETAVIGGRAQAASGLGPGHRVVHCLNYRLWMGGFTDHATLEATGAAVVPFGVGDTQLLVRTIRELGITAISCTPSYPGVLEQVIAEHYPGLEPRDLGLRLGLFGGEAGLDDPQFRQRLETVWGFSARNSNYGVTDVFCNFAGQSEVDSDLHFMALDVLQPELIDPATAAPLPWCEGERGELVLTHLSRQCQPLIRFRTGDIILITGTGKAHCGRTAPRFRVVGRSDDMVVVRGINAFPTQISAILNQFPDLSGEYRIVLVGTGPYDLLPVEAELAAGRTPAEGLAGEIERHIKLDIGVSARISLLPHNSLPRTEGKTRRVIRKDRA
- a CDS encoding TetR/AcrR family transcriptional regulator, coding for MKAKSCQYGPMQTDASDPLVFAATLLGAARDGAARKTDRTRARLLAALARELGSGLTWHDLKVAEVTRSAGLAHGTFYRYFPDMPAAVAALIEEFSAFVETHLETARADPEAGARERVKAATLVFARLFRRNAGLMRCLTGLSAEETAFARAYRRLNRDWYGRVAGAIARGREDGSTAHEHMPAAYALGGMIDEFLAQIYLRKEPALAHLADHEERIADILTDLWCSGAYGVQN
- a CDS encoding MBL fold metallo-hydrolase; the encoded protein is MSRIEPVDSAEVHILVDNVTDSLSSVPAFVETEFAGLNRRRQDHWVLGGNCLCCAAHGLSCLITLRRGGETKTLLFDTGPEDRVFEQNVSRLGADLGPVEAIVLSHGHWDHGGAMLQALQMIRDRNGGKRVPYYAHPDMFRKRALKMANGTMRPVEDVPGIEALTDQGADVVNTTEAKSLFGGMAYVSGEIPRVTGFERGLPGQHRLTLDGKGWELDELTMDERFVAVNVKGKGLIVFTACSHAGVVNVLKHAKASFPDVPLYAVAGGLHLSGTNERIIPETVAGLRDFGLSVIAPGHCTGWRAITALVREFGEKILVPLAVGKRYSF
- a CDS encoding DUF2277 domain-containing protein, whose protein sequence is MCRNIRTLFNFEPPASEDEIRASALQFVRKLSGFARPSKANEAAFDQAVDEVTQAARKLIFALETQTPPRNREIEAMKARERSKARFA
- a CDS encoding DUF1801 domain-containing protein gives rise to the protein MNATERIDQLIAALNDWRGKTLASVRKSILAAHPEIVEEWKYMGSPVWYRDGVIAVGNAHKDKVKLTFAHGASLADPDKLFNAGFNGKVWRAIDLFEGDKIDARALTDLVRAAIAYNQSKSKRKTAAKTRTKAPRDKR
- a CDS encoding VOC family protein, with the protein product MSQGIDVVGVYVRDQDEALAFYVDKLGFRVHADVRNGPYRWLTVQHPDQPSFQLGLFAPGAPVHDAATAQTLREMVAKGAMPPLVLLVDDCRAAYERLLARGVEFTQEPVARYGSVDAGFRDPSGNGWKMIEGRG
- a CDS encoding helix-turn-helix transcriptional regulator, with protein sequence MGQDPELLRRLLRAKDRMDAASHEEWPVRRLAQVSGSSEAHFARSFRQAFGVPPHRYLLSRRIERATALLRETDLPITEIAFQTGWNSLGTFGRTFRDVTGENPAAIRAREQAAPGDRERVPECVLRAAQRPGLTIAVSEKRRQEEAGTEGPQEMEVL
- a CDS encoding alpha/beta family hydrolase, giving the protein MPAPDATPVTIDVAGEGHVSGLLLNPKNARALYVFAHGAGAGMTHASMTAIAKGLAERGIASLRYQFLYMERKSKRPDPPKLAQAAVRAAVAEARRVAPKLPLFAGGKSFGGRMTSGAQAVAPLDGVRGLIFLGFPLHPAGKPGRERADHLEHVHIPMLFLQGTHDALAELDLLKPVVKDLGKGATLKLYDPADHSFHVPAKSGRKDAEVLDEILDDFARWVDEVLAS
- a CDS encoding MmcQ/YjbR family DNA-binding protein, which translates into the protein MTYEEVRRIALAWPGVEDGTSYGTPALKIKGKFFTRLKEDGDSLVIKDVDPDERDMLMEASPDIFYITDHYKGWPMVLIRLSKAHPQQVKPLLFRSWKATAPKRLVKAFEEQAQAR
- a CDS encoding sugar phosphate isomerase/epimerase; the protein is MPQTGNWTLGLIDSAWFGTDYEGRRGREEAKRIGFESLDLFVGFDPGKLGKAERQAYIDENLSTGLPVVSLVCTCLGLSDFNPAIRFYHIERAKNVVDLAADIPTTRNLCFVPGEYMFQKKLIPAKGEWDMVVDATRQVGQHAAARQRELAIELLPFEFAFINSLDTMERFLDEVGLANVKATIDISHFWLMRIPPEQVAKRLKGRIAHVHMSDCDGTNHGDMPPGRGNTPFADYLTAIRETGFQGAASIELEFPPDPKGMAAWVAEAHGAALKLLRGAGVHAR